In one Ictalurus punctatus breed USDA103 chromosome 19, Coco_2.0, whole genome shotgun sequence genomic region, the following are encoded:
- the LOC108280088 gene encoding putative C-type lectin domain family 20 member A — protein sequence MEQCLFILLFFTGVISLVLSVPRKYFLIQQGKTWSDAQAYCRVTYTDLAIIESTENMVELQYEAQRQQFSSSAWLGMYNDINSWRWSFGNEPLTTGMTWLAGRPNNNGGHQECGATSTWGWFDNPCNSTRPFVCFDDTKTGNKVYIYISNKTTWYDAQAYCRTHHVDLASSRNATENSNIQSAIAVYTWTWFGLFRDSWKWTDQTNVSTIRWMPGKPDNQLGNENCGYVNNNEVADAQCSDIMPFFCYSGMTIQKIMRVKVRSSQDVNDLAVQVAILEQIKQKLKDHGIAENITVKWREQPDGSVFHKE from the exons ATGGAGCAGTGTCTGTTCATACTCCTGTTTTTCACAG GAGTCATCTCTCTCGTCCTGTCTGTTCCTCGTAAGTACTTTCTGATCCAGCAGGGGAAAACATGGAGTGATGCTCAGGCTTACTGCAGAGTCACATACACCGATCTGGCTATTATCGAAAGTACTGAGAACATGGTTGAACTTCAGTATGAAGCACAGAGACAACAATTCAGTTCCAGTGCATGGCTTGGAATGTACAATGACATTAACAGCTGGCGCTGGTCCTTTGGAAATGAGCCACTGACAACCGGGATGACGTGGCTTGCAGGACGGCCTAATAACAATGGCGGACATCAAGAGTGTGGTGCAACAAGTACGTGGGGTTGGTTTGATAACCCATGTAATAGCACAAGGCCCTTTGTGTGCTTTGATG ACACTAAAACTGGAAATAAAGTGTACATTTACATCTCTAACAAAACGACTTGGTATGATGCTCAGGCTTACTGCAGAACGCATCATGTGGATCTGGCCAGTTCTAGAAATGCAACAGAAAACTCAAATATACAGAGTGCGATCGCTGTCTACACTTGGACTTGGTTTGGTCTGTTCAGAGACTCCTGGAAGTGGACAGATCAAACCAACGTCTCTACCATCCGCTGGATGCCTGGAAAACCTGATAATCAACTGGGAAATGAAAACTGTGGTTATGTAAATAACAATGAGGTTGCTGATGCACAATGTTCAGACATAATGCCTTTCTTCTGTTATTCAG GAATGACAATACAAAAAATCATGAGGGTTAAGGTCCGGTCCAGTCAGGATGTGAACGATCTTGCAGTACAGGTGGCCATCTTGGAGCAG ATCAAGCAAAAACTGAAAGATCATGGGATAGCAGAGAACATCACAGTGAAATGGAGAGAGCAACCAGATGGATCTGTGTTTCACAAGGAATAA